Within the Candidatus Coatesbacteria bacterium genome, the region CCGCTTGCCCCTGGTGGTGGTCGGCGGTCCGGCGCTGCTCAATCCCGAACCCCTGGCCCCCTTCTACGACGCCGCCCTGATCGGCGAGAGCGAGACTTTCTGGGACGAACTCGTCGAGCTGGTCAAGCTCCACCGTGACACCGACGGTCTGGACAAGCCGGCTCTGCTCGAGGAGCTGGCCGCCGTCGACGGCGTCTACATCGGTGAACGGGTGGCTGTGGAAACGGAACCGGCGGCGGGCTGGTCGGTGCCGGTTCCGGCGGCCCCGTCGACCAACCGGCGCCTGGCCGAGCTCGAGCCGCGCCTCGAGCGGCCCCTGGTCCCCGGGGTGGACATCGTCCACGACCGGGTGACCCTCGAGGTGATGCGTGGTTGCACCGGGGGCTGCCGTTTCTGCCAGGCCGGGATGACCTACCGCCCCGTGCGCTCCCTCGACGCCGCCGAGGCCTTCACGGAGCTTCAGCGCCAACTGCGTCTGACCGGGTACTCCGAGGCCAACGTCTCCAGCCTCTCCTCGACGGACTGGCGCGGTCTGGCCGGGTTGATCGAGCGGATGATGACCGAATTCGGCCCTAAGGAGCCCAAAGTCAGCTTTCCCAGCCTGCGGGTCTCCGAGACGGTTGTCCAGTTGGAGAGCATGCTGACGGGTCGCCGGCGGGGCAGCCTGACCATGGCCCCTGAGGCCGGAAGCGAGCGCCTGCGGCGGATCATTAACAAGCCCCTGTTTACCAACGCCGAGGTCATCGAGCTGGCCGGGCGGATCTTCGCCGCCGAGTTCTCCACTGTAAAGCTGTACTTCATGTTCGGGCTCCCTGAAGAGACCGACGAGGACCTGGCGGCCCTGGTCGAGCTGGCTCGGGCCTGTGCCCGACGCGCCGGTAACAAGCAGCGGGTCAACGTCGCCCTGTCGCCCTTCATTCCCAAGCCCCACACCCCCTTCCAATGGGCGCCCCAGGCGCCGCTCGAGGAACTCGAACACCGGTTGAGCTGGCTGCTGGAGCGCCTCAAGGGCCGGCGCCTCAAGGCCAAGTGGAACAGCCCGCGGCAGGCCGTCGTCGAGGCCGCGTTGAGCCGGGGCGACCGCAGAACGGCCGCGGCCTTGCGTGAAGCCCATCGCCGCGACGCCCGCTTCGACGCCTGGGACGAGTTCTTCGACCTCGACCGCTGGCGTGAGGCCTTCGCCGCCGTCGGGCTGGACCTCCACGCCTACGCCGAGCGCCGCTTCAACCTCGACGAACGACTGCCCTGGGACGCCGTCGACAATCGGGTCAGTCGGCGTTACCTGGCCGAGGAGTACGAGCGCTCCCGCAGCGGCGAAACGACGGCGGACTGCCGCCGCTCCGGCTGCAACGCCTGCGGTATTCCCGCCGACTCCTGCGATACCGGCGGCCTGCTCGAGTTGGACGCCGAACTGGAACGCCTGGTCAACTACCCGCCCGCAACCCGGCAGCCCACCTCCCAGTTGCGCTCCACCGTGCGCTTCGAGTTCACCAAGACCTGGCCGGCTTCCCTTCTCGGCCATCTCGAGCTAAAGAAGGTCCTGGCGCAATCTATCCGCCGGGCCGGTTACCGGCTGCGCCTCTCCTCGGGCTACAACCCCCAGCCCAAGCTGGTCGTGGCCATGCCCCTGTCGTTGGGGGTGGAGAGCCGGGCCGAAGTCGCCGACGTCGAACTGGCCAGTTGGTTCGATTCCGCCACTTTCAACGAACGGCTCAACCAGGCCCTGCCGCCGGGAATGGAGGTCAAGCGCTCCCTCGAACTGCCCCACCGGGCCCCACGGCTGTCTCAAACCGCCGAGTTGGCCACCTATCTGGCCACCTTCGAACATCCCCCCGCCGACCTCCAGCGCCGCCTCGACGCTCTGCTCGCCCAACGGGAAATCTGGGTCGAGCGGGAGAAGAAGGGCGAGACCAAACGGGTCGAGGTCCGTCACTCCCTCGTCGAAGCCCGCAGCCGCGGCGGTCTGCTGAGCTTCACCCTGCGCCTGGAGCCCTCGAAACCCGCCCTGCGCGTCGACGAGTTCTGTGGACCGCTCCTGGAGCTGGACCCCGCTGAACACCCCCGGGTGGTGCGCACGGCGATCCTCGGCGAGGACGAGCGGGGTACCCGCAAGGACCTCTTTTCGCCGGTGTTGCTCAAACCGCGCCGAAAGAAGAAACACCGGCGACGTTAACACGGCGGCCGGGAAAAACAGCCCCGGTTTGAAAACGTCGGGGGAACCTGCCGAACCCCGGAACCGGCACGGTTTTTGCATCTCGGCGACCGTTGGAACGAGGATAACGGTCGGCCTCCGCAAAAACCGTGCCGGTTCCGGGGTTCGGGCGTTGCGGGTCGTCCGCGGCGGGGCGTGGGGCTGTTTTTCCCGGCCTGCTGGGCGATTGCGTCCTGCGCCGTCAGGGTGGTGATGTCCGTTGAGGAGCTCGCCGACCACCCTGACGGGTCCGGAGGAGTACGCGCTGTTTGACCGGTCGCCGAAGACTTGACGGGCTAAGCTCGGTACTGGAGCGGGAAGGGGCGTCGTCGGCGATTAGTGCTGCAAAAATGCGGTTCAGCGGTTACAATATAGATCGTCACCGTATCGACCACACCAGCGCGGCGGCACCGTCGCGCCGACCGAAGGGGGCTGCCTTGCGTTACGCCGCCGTACTTATCCCGCTGTTAGTCTTTATGCTGGTGCCCGCCGTCGCTCAGGAGACCACGGAGGAGTACGATTTCCTCGGCGAGGAGATGATGTACTACGAGGAGAATCCGTTGGAGACGGCGATCGACGAAACACTGTGGTACGAGCCGGCCCAGGACTGGGTCGTCGAGGGTCCGGAGGTGGCCTTCTACGACGCGGAGGATGCGGAGTATTATGTCGCGCGCCTCTACTCCGTCTACCTGTACTACGATACCGAGTGGGGTTATCAAGAAGCGGGCTATCATCTGACCAACAAGACCGCGGACGAGAACCCCGCCGAGAGCGTCGAAAGCCCTTTCGACGGCGACTGGGCTCTGGTGGATGAGCAATTGCGCGGCATCGTTGATTACTACTACACCGAGCCGGTCGACATCGTCGGTCCCGTCGAGGCTGACGGTT harbors:
- a CDS encoding TIGR03960 family B12-binding radical SAM protein codes for the protein MLQWVFRDTTAVRRRCAEHPLISARRQPRSPVSHRSPSSADLERLLVGVQKPARYVAAEYGAWKKDPAGLVNVVWCFPDIYEIGMSHLGGRLIYDRLNRRGDAACDRAFMPWTDMEELLRRRNWDLYSLEQVRPLAAFDIIAVTLSYELSYTNFLHLLELAGLPLEAAERRADPRLPLVVVGGPALLNPEPLAPFYDAALIGESETFWDELVELVKLHRDTDGLDKPALLEELAAVDGVYIGERVAVETEPAAGWSVPVPAAPSTNRRLAELEPRLERPLVPGVDIVHDRVTLEVMRGCTGGCRFCQAGMTYRPVRSLDAAEAFTELQRQLRLTGYSEANVSSLSSTDWRGLAGLIERMMTEFGPKEPKVSFPSLRVSETVVQLESMLTGRRRGSLTMAPEAGSERLRRIINKPLFTNAEVIELAGRIFAAEFSTVKLYFMFGLPEETDEDLAALVELARACARRAGNKQRVNVALSPFIPKPHTPFQWAPQAPLEELEHRLSWLLERLKGRRLKAKWNSPRQAVVEAALSRGDRRTAAALREAHRRDARFDAWDEFFDLDRWREAFAAVGLDLHAYAERRFNLDERLPWDAVDNRVSRRYLAEEYERSRSGETTADCRRSGCNACGIPADSCDTGGLLELDAELERLVNYPPATRQPTSQLRSTVRFEFTKTWPASLLGHLELKKVLAQSIRRAGYRLRLSSGYNPQPKLVVAMPLSLGVESRAEVADVELASWFDSATFNERLNQALPPGMEVKRSLELPHRAPRLSQTAELATYLATFEHPPADLQRRLDALLAQREIWVEREKKGETKRVEVRHSLVEARSRGGLLSFTLRLEPSKPALRVDEFCGPLLELDPAEHPRVVRTAILGEDERGTRKDLFSPVLLKPRRKKKHRRR